Sequence from the Rutidosis leptorrhynchoides isolate AG116_Rl617_1_P2 chromosome 3, CSIRO_AGI_Rlap_v1, whole genome shotgun sequence genome:
AACCTAAGCAACTCTAATTCGTGCAATTGCGTCACCCGTTTTTCCTTAGCTCTTTATAGGTCTAGGTTTATCTCCTTAATTGCCCAAAATGCCTTAAGTTCAACCTCAACCTGGatgtgacatgccttcccatacacTAGACGAAATGGTGTGGTTCCTATGGGTGTCTTGtaagcggttctaaatgcccataatgCCTCATCTAGCTTAGTTGACCAAATCTTAGGGTTATTACTAACCGTCTTTTCCAATATCCTTTTCAAAGTATGATTTGTATTCTCGACTTGACCACTAGTTTGGGGATGGTAAAGGGTCAAAAAAAGATGTGTAACACCATATTATCCCATGACTCTCTCCATAAGACTATTAGCAAATTGTGTCCCTCGATCCGAGATCAACGCTTTTGGTACACCAAACCTAGCAAACAACCCATTCAAAAACTTAACAACTACTCTTGCATCATTGGTTGGCAAGGCTTTAGCCTCAGCCCATTTCGAAACATAATCTACCGCCACAAAAATATAAACATTCTTATTTGAGTTCGGGAATGGACCCATGAAATCTAAACCCCATACGTCGAATACCTCGCATATTTGAATGCCGgtttggggcatctcatctcttttggagataGATCCCGACCTTTACAAGAGTCATATTGCTTAACAATTTCGTGTGAgtccttgaagatagtaggccaatagaACCCGGAATCGAACACCTTTTTCGCGGTGTGATTCGGACCAAAGTACCCTCCCGTAGGTCCACTATGACAACTCCTTAAAATCTCGTGGGCTTCTTGCCCATAAACACATCTTCGAATTACTTAATCCGCCCCGATACTGAACAAGTGTGGGTTATCCCAAAAATAATAATGTAGATCATTGAAAAACCTTTTCATTTGTTGGTATGACAAACCTTTTTGTAAAACGATTGAGGCCAAGTAGTTTTCAAAATTGGTGAACCACGAGACTTCATCGACTAGGTCAAATCTAATTAAATGTTCATCTGGAAAAGTGTCCCGAATCTTTGATTCGTCTAAAGGTTGAAGCCTGGGGTTGTCTAACCTTGACAAATGGTCGGCCGCCACATTCTCGGCTCCCTTTTTATCCCTTatttctatatcaaactcttgtaacaaAAGGACCCATCTAATTAAACGATGTTTCAAATCTTGTTTTTGAAAAGGATATCGTAACGCGATGTGGTCCGTGCATACGATTGTTTTGGAAAGTACAAGATAAGATCGAAATTTACCAAATGTAAATACTACCGCAAGAAGCTCCTTCTCGATAGTGGTGTAATTCAATTGTGCCCCAgttaaggtcttgcttgcatagtaaatcGGTCTAAAGTGTTGGTCAACTCTTTGACCAAGCACCGCGCCAAGCGCATATTCACTCGCATCGCACATCAATTCAAAGTCTTATCCCAATCAGGAGAAACAAGAATCGGTGGGTTAAGGAGCTTTTCTTTCAACAAGTTAAAAGCTTTGGTGCATTCTTCATCAAACAAGAAAGGTTGGTCTTTTTCTAACAACTTGGTCATAGGGCGAgcgatttttgaaaaatcttttacgaACCTTCAATAAAATcccgcatgcccaagaaaactttgGATTGCTTTCACATCTGATGGTTTTGGTAAGTCTTTAATCACACTAATTTTAGCTTTGTCTACCTCGATTTCCGCCTTAGAAATTTTATGTCCCAAAACTACCCCTTCAttgaccatgaagtggcatttttcccaattaagaaccaaGTTTGCACTTTCACAAAGTGTTAACATTTTATCAAGATTTTTAAGACAATGGTCAAATGAATCTCCGAATACCgaaaagtcattaatgaatacctccaTACTATCCTCAAACATATCCGAAAAAATAGCAAGCATGCATCGTTGAAATGTTCCCGAGGCATTGCATAGCCCAAAAGGCATCCTTCGATACGCAAATGTAACATAAGGCATGTAAATGTCGTCTTTTCTTGATTCTCGGGGTCTatcggaatttgaaagtatcctgaAAACTCGTCAAGAAAGCAATAAAACTCTCTCCCACTCAAATGTTCAATCATTTGATTGATGTAAGGGAGTGGGAAATAGTCTTTTCATGTGGCATCATTTAATCGTCTATAGTCAATGCATACGCTCCATCCTGTGATGGTTCGGGTTGGGACAAGTTCATTTTGGTTGTTTAAAATCACCGTGgtcccaccctttttgggcaccacTTGGACGGGACTCACCCATGGCGAGTCGGATATTGGATAAATAAGCCCCGCGTCCAATAGTTTAATCACTTCCTTTttgacaacctcttt
This genomic interval carries:
- the LOC139900986 gene encoding uncharacterized protein; the encoded protein is MCDASEYALGAVLGQRVDQHFRPIYYASKTLTGAQLNYTTIEKELLAVVFTFGKFRSYLVLSKTIVCTDHIALRYPFQKQDLKHRLIRWVLLLQEFDIEIRDKKGAENVAADHLSRLDNPRLQPLDESKIRDTFPDEHLIRFDLVDEVSWFTNFENYLASIVLQKDYVSKWAEAKALPTNDARVVVKFLNGLFARFGVPKALISDRGTQFANSLMERNRLQDTHRNHTISSSVWEGMSHPELLRLEAYDNSLAYKEKTKCWHDARLKGPKEFHPNDKVLVFNSRFKFSPGKLKSRWTGPYIVKKAYPTGYVELYGNGNTFKVIRHRLKVYRDDINAIELDDIKFYPKYKSGAFILGATLLGIQERRFCFNSDALTYDFGSKMDSSQERRFSIEERCF